In the genome of Gallus gallus isolate bGalGal1 chromosome 21, bGalGal1.mat.broiler.GRCg7b, whole genome shotgun sequence, one region contains:
- the AADACL3C gene encoding arylacetamide deacetylase-like 4 isoform X2: protein MTQPLALPLEQPPSLRTGRILEKTGLCSQITFGRYVRQGRRLRLDPKLFIQDLQFNKVPVRVYQPKATSHGRRRGILFFHGGGWVFGSLDTYEKVCRYLSRESESVVVSVQYRLAPEHKYPAAYEDCLNATVHFMRNAEHYGVDPACISVCGDSAGGNLAAAVSQTLAGRADLPRLRAQILIYPGLQALDFNLPSYHQNRGVPLLFRERAAFFALQYLNGDASHMQEVLKGSHIPPDMRQKYRKWVSPDNIPEKFKVRGVKPLNPTDFMAEVYETVKRFCEPNLCPLLAEDAVVHQLPESFILTCEYDVLRDDGLLYKKRLEDNGVRVTWCHLEDGFHGIISLYDYGGLSFPSGKRGLDSVVNFLKGL from the exons GGAAGGATTTTGGAGAAGACAGGACTTTGCAGCCAAATCACTTTTGGCCGATACGTGCGACAAGGACGGAGGCTGAGACTGGACCCAAAGCTGTTTATCCAGGATCTGCAGTTTAACAAAGTACCTGTGAGGGTGTACCAGCCGAAAGCCACATCTCATGGGCGAAGGAGAGGCATCCTCTTCTTTCATGGAGGAGGATGGGTGTTTGGAAGTCTTG atacCTATGAGAAAGTATGCCGCTACTTGTCCAGAGAAAGTGAATCCGTAGTTGTATCTGTTCA GTACCGTTTAGCTCCTGAGCACAAATACCCTGCTGCATATGAAGACTGTCTTAACGCTACCGTACACTTCATGAGGAATGCAGAGCACTATGGGGTGGATCCTGCCTGTATCAGTGTCtgtggggacagtgctgggggCAATCTAGCTGCTGCTGTTAGCCAGACcctggcaggcagagcagacCTCCCCAGGCTGCGTGCTCAGATCCTGATCTACCCAGGCCTTCAGGCACTGGACTTCAATTTGCCATCCTATCATCAGAATCGGGGAGTCCCTCTCTTATTCCGGGAGCGcgctgctttctttgctttgcagtaCTTAAACGGGGATGCATCGCATATGCAGGAGGTCCTGAAGGGCTCTCATATCCCTCCAGATATGAGGCAGAAGTACAGGAAGTGGGTGAGTCCAGACAACATCCCTGAAAAGTTTAAAGTCAGAGGAGTGAAGCCACTTAACCCCACTGATTTTATGGCTGAAGTTTATGAGACGGTGAAACGGTTCTGCGAGCCCAACCTGTGCCCCCTGCTAGCTGAAGACGCTGTTGTTCACCAGCTGCCCGAGTCCTTCATCCTGACCTGTGAATATGATGTGCTGAGGGATGATGGCTTGCTGTACAAGAAGAGGTTGGAGGACAACGGAGTCCGAGTGACCTGGTGCCACCTCGAGGATGGATTCCATGGGATCATAAGCCTGTATGATTATGGTGGGTTGTCGTTTCCATCTGGGAAAAGGGGACTGGACAGCGTTGTTAACTTCCTTAAGGGCTTATAG
- the C1orf158 gene encoding uncharacterized protein C1orf158 homolog yields the protein MAPRQSSTTHSPLPSMTEEEMELFSALLLAPSHTTAATATQQAGKIALTRQRHMIAPKTYGEDWWKVQPKYSPKVLIGNWLEERKRFIKPCGKLGSSIYSTDFTHFPDHKPERTLRTIMMKKYEGLPAQHFFTHHEEPRSRHLVSEYEDNYNRHGYDPLLPPLRSWNGRKFAWVPQKSDFPILEPPTNYGLLELLKRKWYGKEAGVMSSVYTTSYEKPPMSAFAPCQFRRAAQPHGLTSRRGHLPRVGRILDYEGGQRYIQALGQLVRDRKARAASM from the exons ATGGCTCCAAGGCAAAGCAGTACCACACACAGCCCACTTCCCAGCATGACGGAAGAAGAAATGGAGCTCTTCTCTGCCCTGCTTTTAGCGCCCAGCCACACTACTGCAGCAACAGCCACTCAGCAGGCAGGGAAGATAGCGCTGACGAGACAAAGACATATGATTGCACCAAAAACATATGGAGAGGATTGGTGGAAAGTTCAACCAAAGTACTCCCCTAAAGTTCTCATTGGAAACTGgttggaggagagaaaaagg TTCATAAAACCCTGTGGGAAACTCGGCTCCAGCATATACAGCACAGACTTCACTCACTTCCCAGATCACAAACCAGAGCGAACGCTACGAACAATCATGATGAAGAAATATGAG ggcctgccagcacagcacttctTCACACATCACGAGGAACCGAGGAGCCGACATTTGGTATCAGAATATGAGGATAACTACAACAGACACGGTTATGATCCCCTTCTGCCTCCCCTCCGCAGCTGGAACGGACGCAAGTTTGCATGGGTTCCTCAGAAATCAGACTTCCCCATTCTGG AACCACCCACCAACTACGGACTTCTTGAGctcctgaagagaaaatggtacGGGAAAGAAGCTGGAGTGATGAGCAGCGTCTACACCACCTCCTATGAAAAGCCACCAATGTCAGCTTTTGCTCCATGCCAGTTCAGACGTGCAGCTCAACCTCATGGCCTCACCTCCAGGAGGGGACACCTTCCCCGTGTTGGCCGAATCCTGGACTATGAAGGGGGTCAGAGATATATTCAAGCCCTCGGCCAACTGGTGAGAGACAGAAAGGCAAGAGCTGCCTCCATGTAA